The following proteins are encoded in a genomic region of Cyclonatronum proteinivorum:
- a CDS encoding CpXC domain-containing protein yields MSKKVEIIWTCQNCGDRYGLTLYRSIWGELPENRSIVMNDTINTTTCPNCGVTSKIPYPFLYTHKNPDFAVWWEPIYDKSIDEEKKRYGNLPGIPDYLTNAPRIEDWEEFKRTILKLETEPKKTARP; encoded by the coding sequence ATGAGTAAAAAAGTAGAAATAATATGGACTTGTCAGAATTGTGGAGACAGATACGGTTTGACACTTTATCGTTCGATATGGGGTGAACTTCCTGAGAATAGAAGTATCGTAATGAATGATACAATCAACACGACTACCTGTCCTAATTGTGGCGTAACTTCAAAAATCCCTTATCCATTTCTTTATACACACAAAAATCCTGACTTTGCTGTTTGGTGGGAACCGATTTACGACAAAAGTATTGACGAAGAGAAAAAACGGTATGGCAACTTACCCGGCATACCAGACTATTTAACAAATGCACCAAGAATAGAAGATTGGGAAGAATTTAAAAGAACAATCTTAAAACTTGAGACTGAACCAAAAAAAACAGCCAGACCATAA
- a CDS encoding IS1380 family transposase yields the protein MPKIQFELTSTPITSHAGLAFIGQALDDPVLANDINGLCSLPRNKNYISTLDTIKSMIGLLSVGKPQFDAIAEYRADPVFATALGIKKTPSPETLRQRIEQCPESLDKVFRAFNTRLLAAHPHLLTEDLHGQTWAVIHCDVSPMDNSNSHKEGVDWTYKQFEGYAPMLGYIGPYGLMINNELRNGSAHSNTPGTDAWFRQTMDMAERMTSHKRLLVTDSGNDSGVNVRLFMRQKDTDFVVKCNLRNQDLQEWLDLAVQQNGGADGEYVDIGARAWYGQKEVQIPGHSDTPDDPKTCRIVFRVTKRFACTDGQYMFPAMITVDAYWTSLDWTPEQIHEFYKQRGTSEQYHSELKTDMDVERLPSGKFRVNQHVLDMSMIAFNLLRLAGQGMLKTGLVPGRKARSKRLRLRTVIQNLMYMAGRLVQHARKTIIRIFEGHGWAAPVMALKLLPRG from the coding sequence ATGCCAAAAATACAATTTGAGCTTACCTCTACACCAATTACCTCTCATGCAGGTCTGGCTTTTATTGGTCAGGCCCTTGATGATCCCGTGCTGGCCAATGACATCAATGGCCTTTGTTCGCTGCCCCGCAACAAGAATTATATTTCCACCCTTGATACCATTAAGTCCATGATTGGGCTGTTGTCGGTCGGTAAACCTCAGTTTGACGCTATTGCTGAATATCGTGCCGATCCCGTATTTGCCACTGCCTTGGGAATAAAAAAGACCCCCTCACCGGAAACCCTGCGCCAGCGTATTGAGCAATGCCCGGAGTCACTGGATAAGGTATTTCGTGCGTTCAACACCCGCCTGCTGGCAGCTCATCCGCACCTGCTGACCGAAGATCTGCACGGGCAGACCTGGGCGGTGATTCACTGTGATGTCTCACCCATGGATAACTCCAATAGCCACAAAGAAGGCGTAGACTGGACATACAAACAGTTTGAAGGCTATGCGCCCATGCTTGGCTACATCGGTCCGTATGGTTTGATGATAAACAACGAGCTGCGCAACGGCTCGGCGCACAGCAACACACCCGGCACCGATGCGTGGTTCAGGCAGACCATGGATATGGCTGAGCGTATGACCAGCCACAAACGGCTTTTGGTGACCGACTCCGGCAACGATAGTGGCGTCAATGTCAGGTTATTTATGCGCCAGAAGGATACCGATTTTGTTGTGAAGTGTAACTTACGTAACCAGGATCTGCAGGAGTGGCTGGATCTGGCTGTGCAGCAAAACGGCGGAGCCGATGGCGAGTACGTAGATATAGGCGCACGGGCATGGTACGGACAAAAGGAAGTACAGATTCCCGGACATAGTGACACCCCTGACGATCCGAAGACCTGCCGGATTGTGTTCCGGGTTACCAAGCGGTTTGCCTGCACGGACGGACAGTATATGTTTCCGGCTATGATTACCGTGGATGCGTATTGGACGAGCCTGGACTGGACCCCGGAGCAGATACATGAGTTCTACAAACAGCGGGGTACCAGCGAGCAGTACCACAGTGAACTCAAGACAGATATGGATGTAGAGCGACTCCCCTCGGGTAAATTCAGGGTCAACCAGCACGTGCTGGATATGAGCATGATAGCCTTTAATTTATTGCGACTGGCGGGGCAAGGCATGCTAAAAACAGGTCTGGTGCCGGGGCGAAAAGCCAGGAGCAAACGGCTTCGGCTGCGCACCGTCATCCAGAACCTGATGTATATGGCGGGACGGCTGGTACAACATGCGCGCAAAACCATCATCCGCATTTTTGAGGGTCACGGCTGGGCAGCGCCTGTCATGGCGCTCAAACTTTTACCTCGTGGGTAG
- a CDS encoding GH36-type glycosyl hydrolase domain-containing protein has protein sequence MNNPLTVSFNSEFLRESAISLAKIHKVSKGSPKPKLIKPILEKSKEVLIETYKTLSSIVKSEKEISPASEWILDNFYIIQEQMVQIGIDFPKDYHKNIPLLSKGEHIGFPRVYEIVQNLLTHTDNVLNKEVLAEYIKNYQEEEPLQIGEIWAIPIMIRLFLIQILAAKAATILEQKKLKIEVEKFVVGIQKEDLEEPGVYSQAISAWFKEHAKKAGLSALTELFNHLQTHGLLYEEQKRWFNYRINQYEITLEDAMRQEAQKQSRLEVNVQNAVLSLRQISEVEWSDFVEECSLMNDILKKDPSGDYSQMDFQTRDSYRKIVEKVSRRSAYNELQVANIAFELATEQVALVSKECENYIFGKDCVKRHIGYFLIGDGYKELIRKTGYAIPMRERIIRAFETHFSLYILTVSVLSLVFIGALWLASGAIGYSFGIIVAVILISVFPALDLAISFINRFFAFFLAPRLLPKLNDKSDVPDNLRTMVVIPTMLVSVKDALRQIENIEVHFLGNPDPGIQFAILSDFKDAQEKMSEGDKAILDAATQAIHQLNQKYSSRYGDRFFMLHRERLWNASENTWMGWERKRGKLEELNNLICDPTTPTSYTVIVGDFLTSTSLCPIQFVITLDADTKLPPGSAKKLINTIAHPLNRAWYDDEKKRITKGYSIVQPRISFSPESAKSTRFSKIFSGNIGLDPYSAAVSDIYQDLTGEASFTGKGIYDVRAFHCVLTGQFPENRILSHDLIESAFVRTGLATDIELFDDYPSTYSTYTKRNHRWTRGDWQIAAWLFRSIPSEAGVIKNPINLLSKWKIFDNLRRSLNFLFLTIFFVAGIFWLPGANWIWVLAAFGVIAFPTYISLSSDLLNRPARVRWKLHMVKVWDNLRIHWIQAMSTIIIAPHQAFVQLDAIFRTLYRLTFSKKWLLEWSTASHVESLNQHSLRSYIWGMIFPMLLGLGIFIFALFTHPVNLWVVTPFFVLWFSSPFYVWYISQPLEKKPIVISAEERSRLRLYARRTWSYFDRFVDDTHGWLPPDNYQENPSLPEANRTSPTNIGLALVSNTSAYKLGYITLGVYLQRQLDSLQAIGRLDKYKGHLFNWYATGSGHVLQPSYISTVDSGNLAASLIAVKEAVKEAMASKDIYKHFYGGFHDTLSCIDNIADELKSEMSLKITVFDEVKTFIKSMLHTLEKASASDFQLNVKLLLDLKQDAEKLLTIQVPQLDSSLDDSKLENFLFWIERPLVYLNQVLDELQSLTQQKQIDIHLYSCLDLKSLLIDASQDDLCKNLIDEWLEKAEQIEKLAENLIDEMDFSFLYQKERGLFSIGYNLDIAQFDKSTYDLLASEARIASYIAIAKGDVPVEHWFRLSRRLTRINQDEMLLSWGGTMFEYLMPLLFLKSFEDTMMNNTCRNVIQWQKKYGHSRGFPWGSSESAYYFLNIDLHYQYRTFGAPGLGLKRGLADEYVVAPYASLLSLMVEITDPMKNLKEIEKAGGLGLFGFYDAIDYTPAHLTEGTTFKLVKTYMVHHHGMSLIAMENVLNGNSTRNSFHADPRIKSCELLLQERIPKGTPIKEPHPIDAELEPSTKSAAQYVADHAGINELDLTTPRLHTLSNGNFSSMITHAGSGYAKTEGITLNGWKADPTTDPLGLYFYIKDVESGEYWSAMHQPVKRKPDRYDTWFHNGKVICSRVDNWIETTSEICVSPDYPIELRKLTFTNYSDRKRVLEITSYAEVMLNGLIHHNAHPTFSKLFIETEYIEENDAILAKRRPRSKEESPFYLIHTFACSNQIDVVKPIGFETERSNFIGKGRSLSNPIALTDGFILKRFQGNVSDPIVSLRKQIILQPGEKANLSFGLGFAKSKEEALQIAKIYDSQLAVNRAFDLASIYGFVELNHMGIRSSDAHLFQNLSSYLLFAVPTFRTDAQTLLSNQKKQADLWAYGISGDFPLIVFRINETNQLKHVKLLLKAHSFWRKRGIESELLIINEHAPGYIDEVQEAIQVAIESSLEREVFNRRGGIFIYKADKIQAEAFTLLLSVAHVVWNKQLPKLSKIFQKNETESWYSNHIDSTYSPLKKLIALDQEVSKGWSKELQFFNGYGGFSADGTEYHLLIKTNPQTGIPILPPAPWINVIANPNFGFTVSERGAGYTWSENSRENKLTSWSNDPIKDTHSEAFYIRDEENMHYWSPCPGPVAAAASYKVIHGFGYSCFKLETNGLEQSLLQFVHINKALKFSTLSLKNTTSSTQKLSVFRYLDRVLGVDRSVSSRFVNQEVSTDGTTLFACNHYNNEFSGRTVFSTLVNPLDGAMSRFTTDRNRFIGRNRSLGKPLSIESSKWLDNNIIYGGDACAALQTYFELRPGESVTLVFLEGEASNRATAENIIREFSELKNVEGELLNIRTYWKDIVAKVQISTPDKSLDMLMNGWLMYQNLSSRMWARTGFYQSGGAFGFRDQLQDAMAALYADPLICRNQILLHAGQQFLEGDVLHWWHPPTGRGIRSKITDDRLWLPYVLDFYLTSTGDTSILTENVGYIHARALEPTEHEVYLHPSTLAQTGSLYEHCCKAIDISLHFGVNGLPLIGGGDWNDGMNRVGEAGKGESVWLGFFMYDILVKFEKICRSMDDTARADHYALTAKELKVKLNENGWDGAWYLRAFYDDGTPIGSAANEECRIDAISQAWSIFSGVASPERGKQSLQAVEQHLVSEKGKFIRLLTPPFDKTEKDPGYIKGYIPGVRENGGQYTHAALWTVKAFAAMGMGEKAVHYLNMINPINHSHDKTSADRYKVEPYVIAADVYGEAPLTGQGGWSWYTGSAGWMYRVALESVLGIQFNGNSLLLNPVISENWEGFTVDLLLDDQTTKYHIQIMNPERRQSGLLAGTVDGVEVQFGEAPAKILLYKDGKQHQVRLDIIET, from the coding sequence TGTATATTCGCAAGCAATATCCGCTTGGTTTAAAGAACACGCTAAAAAAGCAGGTCTATCTGCACTTACTGAGTTATTCAACCATCTTCAAACCCATGGGCTACTCTATGAAGAGCAAAAACGCTGGTTCAATTACCGTATTAACCAATATGAAATTACTTTGGAAGATGCCATGCGTCAGGAGGCACAGAAGCAATCAAGACTTGAGGTAAATGTTCAAAATGCCGTTTTATCCTTAAGGCAGATTTCAGAAGTTGAATGGTCTGATTTTGTGGAGGAGTGTTCCTTGATGAATGACATCCTCAAAAAAGATCCTTCCGGTGACTATTCGCAAATGGATTTTCAAACCAGAGATAGTTACCGTAAAATCGTAGAAAAAGTGAGCAGACGTTCGGCTTACAATGAGCTTCAGGTAGCCAACATAGCTTTTGAGTTGGCTACTGAACAGGTGGCACTCGTTTCAAAGGAATGCGAGAACTATATTTTCGGAAAAGACTGTGTTAAGCGACATATTGGGTATTTCCTGATAGGCGATGGCTATAAAGAACTCATCAGAAAAACCGGATATGCTATCCCTATGAGGGAACGGATCATTCGTGCATTTGAAACCCACTTTTCACTTTATATCTTGACAGTTTCTGTTCTTTCGTTGGTGTTTATTGGGGCACTTTGGTTAGCTTCAGGAGCAATTGGATACAGTTTTGGCATTATAGTAGCGGTTATTCTTATATCCGTTTTCCCCGCCCTCGATTTAGCCATTTCTTTTATTAATCGCTTTTTTGCCTTTTTCTTAGCTCCTCGCTTGCTTCCAAAACTGAATGACAAAAGTGATGTCCCTGATAATTTAAGAACAATGGTTGTTATACCCACCATGTTGGTTTCTGTAAAAGATGCATTGAGGCAGATTGAAAATATAGAAGTTCATTTTTTAGGGAACCCAGATCCCGGTATTCAGTTCGCCATACTATCTGACTTCAAAGATGCACAAGAAAAAATGTCAGAAGGAGATAAAGCCATTCTAGATGCCGCAACACAAGCAATTCATCAACTTAACCAAAAGTATTCATCTCGATACGGAGACCGATTCTTTATGCTTCATCGCGAGCGTCTTTGGAATGCGTCTGAAAATACATGGATGGGCTGGGAAAGAAAGCGAGGAAAACTCGAAGAATTGAACAACTTGATTTGTGACCCAACCACTCCAACTTCTTATACGGTTATAGTGGGTGATTTTTTGACTAGCACAAGCCTTTGTCCGATACAGTTTGTGATTACATTGGACGCTGACACCAAATTACCACCCGGCTCTGCAAAAAAATTAATCAACACCATAGCACACCCCTTAAACAGGGCTTGGTATGACGATGAGAAAAAACGCATCACCAAAGGTTATTCAATTGTGCAACCACGCATTTCATTTTCTCCTGAATCTGCAAAAAGCACGAGATTTTCTAAAATATTCTCAGGGAATATCGGTTTGGATCCATATTCGGCAGCGGTTTCTGATATTTACCAAGATTTGACCGGAGAAGCTTCTTTTACAGGAAAAGGGATTTATGATGTCAGGGCTTTTCATTGTGTACTTACCGGTCAATTTCCCGAAAATAGAATTCTATCACATGATCTTATTGAAAGTGCATTTGTAAGAACGGGACTTGCCACAGACATTGAATTGTTTGATGATTACCCGAGTACATACAGCACCTATACAAAAAGAAACCATCGCTGGACAAGAGGCGATTGGCAAATAGCTGCATGGCTATTTCGAAGCATTCCTTCAGAGGCTGGTGTTATTAAAAATCCGATAAACCTATTATCGAAATGGAAGATATTTGATAACCTACGAAGGTCGCTCAACTTTTTATTTCTAACTATATTTTTCGTTGCAGGTATATTTTGGCTGCCGGGTGCTAATTGGATCTGGGTATTGGCTGCTTTCGGGGTTATTGCATTTCCTACCTACATCTCTTTATCAAGCGATTTGCTTAATAGGCCCGCACGTGTGCGATGGAAACTCCACATGGTTAAAGTATGGGATAATTTGAGAATTCATTGGATTCAAGCCATGTCCACCATTATAATTGCACCTCATCAGGCTTTTGTTCAGTTAGATGCGATTTTTAGAACCTTGTACCGCTTAACTTTTTCGAAAAAATGGCTGCTTGAATGGTCTACCGCTTCGCATGTCGAAAGCCTCAATCAACATTCGTTGCGGAGCTACATATGGGGGATGATTTTTCCGATGCTTTTAGGTCTCGGTATATTCATTTTTGCCCTTTTTACCCATCCTGTGAATCTTTGGGTAGTTACTCCCTTTTTTGTATTATGGTTTAGTTCTCCTTTTTATGTTTGGTATATCAGTCAGCCTTTAGAAAAAAAACCAATCGTAATTTCAGCAGAAGAGCGATCGCGACTTCGCTTGTACGCAAGACGAACCTGGTCTTATTTTGATCGCTTTGTTGATGATACACACGGATGGCTTCCACCGGATAATTATCAGGAAAATCCCTCATTGCCTGAAGCCAATAGAACATCCCCCACCAATATCGGCCTGGCATTGGTGTCCAATACATCAGCTTATAAATTGGGCTACATTACTTTAGGAGTGTATTTACAAAGGCAATTAGATTCTTTGCAGGCAATAGGTCGCCTCGATAAATATAAAGGGCACTTGTTTAACTGGTATGCTACAGGTTCTGGCCATGTGTTGCAGCCTTCATATATTTCTACTGTGGACTCCGGCAATCTTGCAGCAAGCCTCATCGCAGTTAAAGAAGCGGTGAAGGAGGCGATGGCGTCCAAAGATATTTATAAACACTTTTATGGAGGATTTCATGATACTTTAAGTTGTATTGACAACATAGCGGATGAACTAAAATCAGAAATGTCTCTGAAAATAACGGTTTTTGACGAGGTGAAAACTTTTATAAAATCCATGCTTCACACATTAGAAAAAGCATCTGCCTCTGACTTTCAACTAAACGTGAAGCTGTTATTAGATTTAAAACAAGATGCAGAAAAACTGCTGACCATTCAAGTACCTCAACTCGACAGCTCACTGGATGACAGCAAACTTGAAAACTTTCTTTTCTGGATAGAACGTCCTTTGGTATATCTAAATCAGGTCTTAGATGAGCTACAAAGCTTAACCCAACAGAAACAAATAGATATCCACCTTTATTCTTGTCTTGATTTAAAAAGCTTATTAATTGATGCATCGCAAGATGATCTATGCAAAAACCTAATAGACGAATGGCTTGAGAAAGCAGAACAAATTGAAAAACTTGCAGAAAACTTGATAGATGAAATGGATTTTTCATTTCTCTACCAGAAAGAAAGAGGTTTGTTTAGTATCGGATACAATCTGGATATCGCACAATTTGATAAAAGCACCTATGATTTATTGGCAAGTGAAGCACGCATTGCTTCATACATAGCCATTGCCAAAGGAGATGTGCCGGTGGAGCATTGGTTTAGGCTAAGTCGTAGGCTCACCCGAATCAATCAGGACGAAATGTTGCTGTCATGGGGCGGTACCATGTTTGAGTATTTAATGCCGCTACTCTTCCTGAAGTCTTTTGAGGATACTATGATGAACAATACTTGTCGGAATGTTATCCAATGGCAAAAAAAATACGGCCATAGCCGTGGTTTCCCGTGGGGCTCTTCTGAAAGTGCTTATTATTTTCTCAATATAGATTTACATTACCAATACAGGACTTTTGGGGCACCTGGCCTGGGTTTAAAACGCGGCTTGGCCGATGAATATGTAGTAGCACCTTATGCCAGTTTACTCTCGCTCATGGTTGAAATAACCGATCCTATGAAGAATCTGAAGGAAATAGAAAAGGCAGGTGGATTGGGGCTTTTTGGATTTTATGACGCCATTGACTACACTCCGGCCCACCTTACAGAAGGGACGACCTTTAAGTTGGTAAAAACCTATATGGTACACCATCATGGCATGAGCCTCATCGCCATGGAAAATGTGCTCAATGGAAATTCTACCAGAAATAGTTTCCATGCTGACCCCCGGATAAAAAGTTGTGAGCTTTTGCTACAAGAGCGTATTCCCAAAGGAACACCCATCAAAGAACCCCATCCGATAGATGCAGAACTGGAGCCGAGCACAAAGTCTGCTGCTCAATATGTAGCAGACCACGCAGGAATCAACGAACTTGATTTAACAACTCCTCGCTTACATACCTTATCAAATGGGAATTTCTCATCAATGATAACACATGCAGGTAGTGGTTATGCCAAAACGGAAGGTATCACTTTAAATGGCTGGAAAGCAGACCCAACAACAGATCCTTTAGGCTTGTATTTCTACATTAAAGATGTAGAAAGTGGTGAATATTGGTCTGCAATGCACCAACCAGTGAAGCGCAAACCCGATCGCTATGATACATGGTTTCACAATGGTAAAGTGATTTGTTCACGTGTTGATAATTGGATTGAAACTACATCAGAAATATGTGTATCGCCTGATTATCCCATTGAGCTCAGAAAACTTACGTTCACCAATTATTCCGACCGAAAAAGGGTGCTTGAAATTACAAGTTATGCCGAAGTTATGCTTAATGGCTTAATACATCATAATGCTCATCCTACCTTTTCAAAATTGTTTATTGAAACAGAGTATATAGAAGAGAATGATGCTATTTTGGCCAAAAGAAGGCCGCGAAGCAAGGAAGAATCTCCTTTTTATCTCATTCATACTTTTGCATGCAGCAATCAAATTGATGTAGTTAAACCCATTGGTTTTGAGACAGAAAGATCAAATTTTATTGGGAAAGGCAGATCATTAAGCAACCCGATAGCATTAACAGATGGGTTTATACTCAAAAGGTTTCAAGGCAATGTTTCAGACCCTATTGTAAGTTTAAGAAAGCAAATCATCCTTCAACCGGGAGAAAAAGCCAACCTGAGCTTTGGTCTTGGTTTTGCAAAATCCAAAGAAGAAGCGTTGCAAATTGCCAAGATTTATGATAGTCAACTGGCTGTCAACAGAGCTTTTGATTTGGCCTCCATTTACGGTTTTGTAGAGTTGAATCACATGGGTATACGATCTAGTGATGCACATCTTTTCCAAAATCTTTCATCCTATCTCTTATTTGCCGTTCCAACTTTTAGGACAGATGCTCAAACGCTTCTTTCTAATCAAAAAAAGCAAGCAGATCTATGGGCTTATGGCATTTCAGGTGATTTTCCGCTGATTGTTTTCCGTATCAACGAAACCAATCAGCTAAAACATGTGAAACTCTTGTTGAAAGCACATTCTTTTTGGCGTAAGCGGGGCATCGAATCCGAATTACTCATCATTAATGAGCACGCACCCGGGTATATAGACGAAGTTCAGGAGGCCATTCAAGTGGCTATTGAATCCTCCCTTGAGCGAGAAGTGTTTAATAGAAGAGGTGGCATATTTATATACAAAGCAGATAAAATACAAGCAGAGGCTTTCACACTTTTGTTAAGTGTAGCACATGTGGTATGGAACAAGCAACTGCCGAAGCTGTCAAAAATATTTCAAAAAAACGAAACGGAATCTTGGTATTCAAATCATATAGATAGCACCTACAGCCCTTTAAAGAAGCTGATTGCCTTGGATCAGGAAGTATCCAAAGGATGGTCCAAGGAGCTTCAATTCTTTAACGGCTATGGAGGCTTCTCTGCTGATGGTACCGAATATCACCTACTGATCAAAACAAACCCTCAAACAGGGATTCCGATTTTGCCTCCTGCACCTTGGATCAATGTAATTGCCAATCCTAATTTCGGTTTTACGGTTTCAGAGCGTGGTGCTGGCTATACCTGGAGTGAAAACAGCCGAGAGAATAAGCTTACTTCTTGGTCCAATGACCCCATCAAAGACACCCACTCAGAAGCGTTTTATATTCGTGATGAAGAAAATATGCACTACTGGTCTCCATGCCCAGGCCCTGTCGCAGCGGCTGCTTCTTATAAGGTCATCCATGGCTTCGGGTATTCCTGTTTCAAGCTGGAAACAAATGGATTGGAGCAATCCTTGCTTCAATTTGTGCATATCAATAAAGCTTTGAAATTCTCAACACTTAGCTTAAAAAACACAACATCAAGCACACAAAAACTTTCGGTATTCAGGTATTTAGACAGGGTTTTGGGAGTGGACCGCTCCGTCTCTTCACGATTTGTAAATCAGGAAGTATCTACGGATGGCACAACACTTTTTGCGTGCAACCACTACAACAATGAGTTTTCAGGGCGAACTGTTTTTTCCACACTCGTCAATCCATTAGATGGTGCTATGAGTAGATTTACTACAGACCGTAATCGATTCATTGGCCGCAATCGTTCATTAGGTAAGCCTCTTTCTATTGAATCGTCAAAATGGCTTGATAACAACATTATTTATGGTGGAGATGCATGTGCAGCTTTACAAACCTATTTCGAGCTTAGACCGGGTGAAAGCGTTACTCTAGTCTTTTTGGAGGGAGAAGCCAGCAATCGAGCGACAGCAGAAAATATCATCCGTGAGTTTTCTGAACTAAAGAATGTCGAAGGAGAACTCCTGAATATTCGAACATATTGGAAGGACATAGTTGCTAAAGTCCAGATTTCTACACCAGACAAGTCCTTGGATATGCTCATGAATGGTTGGCTGATGTACCAAAATTTATCGAGTCGCATGTGGGCACGGACAGGCTTTTACCAATCTGGAGGAGCTTTTGGATTCCGAGATCAATTGCAAGATGCCATGGCTGCATTGTATGCCGACCCGCTCATTTGCAGAAATCAAATCTTGCTTCATGCCGGGCAACAATTTTTGGAAGGAGATGTCCTCCATTGGTGGCATCCACCCACAGGAAGAGGTATTAGATCCAAAATCACCGATGACAGGCTTTGGCTGCCTTATGTGCTTGATTTTTATTTAACATCAACGGGAGACACTTCGATTTTGACAGAAAACGTTGGTTATATCCATGCTCGCGCGCTAGAACCAACTGAACATGAAGTTTATCTGCATCCAAGTACACTGGCACAAACCGGCAGCCTATATGAACATTGTTGCAAGGCAATTGATATTTCACTTCATTTTGGGGTCAATGGACTGCCACTCATTGGCGGAGGAGATTGGAATGACGGAATGAACCGCGTGGGAGAAGCGGGAAAGGGCGAAAGTGTTTGGCTTGGATTCTTTATGTATGACATACTCGTGAAGTTTGAAAAAATTTGCCGTAGTATGGATGATACAGCAAGAGCCGATCACTATGCTTTGACAGCCAAAGAACTGAAAGTTAAACTCAATGAAAACGGTTGGGACGGAGCATGGTATTTAAGGGCATTTTATGATGATGGCACACCTATTGGTTCTGCTGCTAATGAAGAATGTAGAATAGATGCCATTTCTCAGGCGTGGTCTATTTTTTCCGGTGTAGCTTCTCCTGAAAGAGGAAAACAAAGTCTTCAAGCCGTGGAACAACATCTCGTTTCAGAAAAAGGAAAGTTTATTCGATTATTAACCCCTCCTTTTGATAAAACGGAAAAAGATCCCGGCTACATCAAAGGCTATATTCCGGGCGTAAGAGAAAATGGCGGGCAATACACCCATGCGGCACTATGGACAGTAAAAGCCTTCGCTGCCATGGGTATGGGTGAAAAGGCAGTTCATTATCTCAACATGATCAACCCCATCAACCATTCTCACGACAAAACCTCTGCAGATAGGTATAAAGTAGAGCCCTATGTGATAGCAGCAGATGTGTACGGAGAAGCCCCCCTCACCGGACAAGGAGGCTGGAGCTGGTACACTGGTTCGGCAGGATGGATGTATCGGGTGGCATTGGAGTCCGTACTTGGGATCCAATTCAATGGCAACTCCCTTTTGTTAAATCCTGTTATATCGGAAAATTGGGAAGGATTTACAGTAGATCTGCTCTTGGATGACCAAACCACTAAGTACCATATACAGATTATGAACCCGGAGAGGCGACAAAGCGGGCTGCTTGCCGGAACAGTAGATGGAGTTGAAGTTCAATTTGGTGAAGCCCCTGCGAAAATTTTGCTTTACAAAGATGGAAAACAGCATCAAGTTCGCTTAGATATAATTGAAACTTAA